One part of the Verrucomicrobiia bacterium genome encodes these proteins:
- a CDS encoding metalloregulator ArsR/SmtB family transcription factor, with translation MNLRRDVFQAIANPTRRAILLLVASQSMTAGAIAANFDTARPTVSKHLQILTECELLAQEQNGREIYYHLNPQKMKEIADFIEPFRQMWEGRFNKLESVMKNLKAKK, from the coding sequence ATGAACCTGCGACGCGACGTATTTCAAGCCATCGCCAACCCGACGAGACGGGCCATCCTGCTGCTGGTGGCCTCGCAATCCATGACGGCGGGGGCGATTGCGGCGAACTTCGACACCGCCCGGCCGACGGTTTCCAAGCACCTGCAAATCCTCACCGAGTGCGAACTGCTCGCCCAGGAACAAAACGGCCGCGAGATTTACTACCATCTGAACCCCCAAAAAATGAAGGAGATTGCCGACTTCATCGAGCCGTTCCGCCAGATGTGGGAGGGCCGGTTCAACAAGCTGGAATCCGTAATGAAAAACCTCAAAGCAAAGAAGTAA
- a CDS encoding type IIL restriction-modification enzyme MmeI — protein sequence MPSRDQLAEFTAWCAKHITGDEKGEAQIFLDHLFQAFGFPGGLKEAGATLEMRVSKVDTGGTSFADLVWKPIVLVEMKKRGTDLQKHYRQAFDYWTRLVPNRPRYVVLCNFDEFRVYDFDTDLDTPKDTLALKDLPGRWGPLAFLAPGSPRPTFENDRESVTRQAADALADCFKLQIKRGVDRETAQRFILQMLVALFAEDIDLLPKYFVAKILDDCTTPADTYDLIGGLFEAMNSKAPGYQFTGRSRQVFLPSIQKR from the coding sequence ATGCCAAGCCGGGACCAACTCGCCGAATTTACCGCGTGGTGCGCCAAGCACATCACGGGCGACGAAAAGGGAGAGGCCCAAATCTTCCTCGACCACCTGTTTCAAGCTTTCGGCTTTCCCGGCGGACTCAAGGAAGCTGGCGCCACGCTCGAAATGCGCGTGAGCAAGGTCGACACCGGCGGCACCAGCTTCGCCGACCTCGTCTGGAAACCCATCGTGCTCGTCGAGATGAAGAAGCGCGGCACGGACCTGCAAAAGCATTACCGTCAGGCTTTCGACTACTGGACGCGTCTCGTGCCCAACCGCCCGCGCTACGTCGTCCTCTGCAACTTCGACGAGTTCCGCGTTTACGATTTCGACACCGACCTCGACACGCCCAAGGACACGCTCGCGCTGAAGGATTTGCCCGGGCGCTGGGGACCGCTGGCCTTTCTCGCGCCGGGCTCGCCCCGGCCCACCTTCGAAAATGACCGCGAAAGCGTCACCCGCCAGGCCGCCGACGCGCTGGCCGACTGCTTCAAACTCCAGATCAAACGCGGCGTGGATCGCGAGACGGCCCAACGCTTCATCCTGCAAATGCTCGTCGCGCTGTTCGCCGAGGACATTGACCTGCTGCCCAAATACTTCGTTGCCAAAATCCTCGATGACTGCACCACGCCCGCCGACACCTACGACCTGATTGGCGGACTCTTCGAGGCGATGAACAGCAAAGCGCCCGGCTATCAATTCACTGGCAGAAGCAGGCAAGTTTTTCTACCGTCAATTCAGAAACGATGA